A window of Candidatus Bathyarchaeota archaeon contains these coding sequences:
- the rrp42 gene encoding exosome complex protein Rrp42 — translation MSSLITKVRLRQIEGLIEQSKRASERGMQDYRDLHIEQGLIERAEGSAKVTLGKTEVLVGVKIETGEPFPDTPNNGVQTVNAELVPLASPTYETGPPDENSIELARIVDRGIRESKAINTEKLCIIPGQKVFVVFVDVYVLNYDGNLIDASALAAMAALLNTKMQNYEVKDGEVKFKQGYTPLPLRDHPITVTIGKIKDTLIVDPDAEEEQVMDSRISIAINDEGDICAIQKGGSGYFTPKQILEASKIAQQKAAEMRKKLDW, via the coding sequence ATGTCATCATTAATCACCAAAGTTAGACTACGCCAAATCGAAGGATTAATCGAACAAAGCAAACGCGCAAGCGAACGCGGAATGCAAGATTACCGAGACCTGCACATTGAGCAAGGATTAATCGAACGCGCAGAAGGCTCCGCAAAAGTAACCTTAGGAAAAACAGAGGTTTTGGTCGGCGTAAAAATCGAGACTGGCGAGCCATTCCCAGACACACCAAACAACGGAGTTCAAACAGTAAACGCTGAACTTGTTCCATTGGCATCACCAACTTATGAAACTGGTCCACCAGATGAGAACAGCATTGAACTTGCAAGAATCGTTGACCGCGGTATCAGAGAATCCAAAGCCATAAACACAGAAAAGCTCTGCATAATTCCAGGTCAGAAGGTTTTCGTGGTTTTCGTTGATGTTTATGTACTAAACTATGATGGGAACCTGATTGATGCTTCAGCATTAGCTGCAATGGCTGCATTGTTAAACACTAAAATGCAGAACTATGAAGTTAAAGATGGAGAAGTCAAATTCAAACAAGGCTACACTCCACTGCCCTTGCGTGATCATCCAATCACTGTGACAATCGGCAAAATCAAAGACACCCTAATAGTTGACCCAGACGCTGAAGAAGAACAGGTAATGGACAGCAGAATTTCAATTGCAATCAACGATGAAGGCGACATTTGCGCTATTCAGAAAGGCGGTTCTGGCTATTTCACACCAAAACAGATTTTAGAAGCCTCAAAGATTGCTCAACAAAAAGCAGCAGAAATGCGCAAGAAACTTGACTGGTGA
- the rrp4 gene encoding exosome complex RNA-binding protein Rrp4, whose translation MPTFFEKKQLVTPGELLAEGEYLPGENTYTEENKIYASRIGLVDTDNKRVNVVALRAFYMPKVGDIVIGSVTEVGFNGWTINIKSPYTALLRASDVLSRAFKPQSDELSAVLNAGDLIVAKIASFDRAHDPQLTVGEPGLGKITRGQILHVTPTKIPRVIGRKGSMISMIKQETGCQIILGLNGTVLVTGKNPEDEELAIAAIRKIEQESHTSGLTDRITQLLKESKVTVEENLDEKKVEETKDE comes from the coding sequence ATGCCAACATTCTTTGAAAAAAAACAGCTTGTGACGCCTGGGGAATTGCTTGCAGAAGGCGAGTATCTGCCCGGCGAAAACACATACACTGAAGAAAACAAAATCTACGCGTCAAGAATAGGGCTTGTAGATACTGACAACAAAAGAGTAAATGTTGTCGCACTCCGCGCATTTTACATGCCAAAAGTTGGTGACATAGTGATTGGTTCAGTCACAGAAGTTGGATTTAACGGCTGGACAATAAATATAAAGTCACCCTACACGGCGTTGCTACGTGCATCAGACGTATTAAGCAGAGCTTTCAAGCCTCAAAGTGACGAGTTATCCGCAGTCTTAAACGCAGGCGACTTAATTGTTGCAAAAATCGCCTCATTTGACCGAGCACACGACCCACAATTAACCGTTGGAGAACCCGGACTTGGAAAAATCACCCGTGGGCAAATCCTGCATGTGACACCAACCAAGATTCCTCGTGTAATCGGAAGAAAAGGCTCAATGATTAGCATGATTAAGCAGGAGACAGGTTGTCAAATCATCCTTGGATTAAACGGTACAGTTCTCGTTACTGGAAAGAACCCTGAGGATGAGGAACTTGCGATTGCGGCGATACGTAAAATCGAGCAGGAATCTCACACAAGCGGTTTGACAGATCGTATCACTCAGCTATTGAAAGAAAGCAAAGTAACAGTTGAAGAAAATTTAGATGAAAAGAAAGTGGAGGAAACAAAAGATGAATGA
- a CDS encoding DUF167 family protein, giving the protein MSIKETKDGVILTVFVKPNSPKFQILLDSGELVVYSTEEPQKGKVNKEIIKELTRLFHAQVDLASGATSRQKQFIVHGVAEGQVLQVLEKLA; this is encoded by the coding sequence GTGAGCATCAAAGAAACCAAAGATGGCGTAATCCTCACAGTTTTTGTTAAACCTAACTCACCCAAATTTCAAATCCTGCTAGACAGCGGGGAACTTGTGGTTTATTCAACTGAGGAACCCCAAAAGGGCAAAGTTAACAAGGAAATAATAAAAGAACTCACCCGACTTTTCCATGCTCAAGTGGATTTAGCTTCAGGTGCAACGTCAAGACAAAAACAGTTTATTGTGCATGGTGTGGCTGAAGGTCAGGTTTTGCAGGTTTTAGAAAAGCTTGCCTGA
- a CDS encoding acyltransferase family protein, whose translation MLARQSEGNTSSVDIIRVVAIFLVVFLHATSFPYKIPGEITPAVVSNWWTVDIYGGIGPIGLPLFVMLSGALLLDSSKVDEPLGTFFKKRFIRIGLPMIFWTLFYFGYDYFIWGNALTTNTVLQGTFGGSYFHLWFLYLLIGLYLVTPVLRVLVSHIEWTKFKYLIVLWFVGTVSIPIIGTFGAFAYNPVMFIFTGWVGYFLLGGFLKDVKVKNNWMLVAAVVFGVSFSIVGTYLTTFLYGEAYSGFFHESLSFNIIIASVAMFLLLSTIPTGRIQRGNKTLNRLINWISHNTLSIYLIHIIVLESLEYGFLGIEISRNTLNPIMGIPLLALLTFTITTAIIYPLKRIPYVKKIIG comes from the coding sequence TTGCTGGCTCGCCAATCTGAAGGCAATACGTCATCAGTGGATATTATCAGAGTGGTGGCTATCTTTCTTGTTGTTTTTCTACACGCCACAAGCTTTCCCTACAAAATCCCAGGCGAAATAACCCCTGCGGTTGTTTCAAACTGGTGGACTGTTGATATTTACGGCGGAATTGGGCCAATCGGGTTGCCATTGTTTGTTATGCTAAGTGGCGCTCTGCTTTTGGACAGCAGCAAAGTTGACGAACCACTGGGTACATTCTTTAAGAAACGATTTATCCGAATTGGATTGCCCATGATTTTTTGGACTCTTTTCTATTTCGGGTACGACTACTTCATTTGGGGCAATGCATTAACTACAAATACTGTTTTACAGGGTACTTTTGGTGGTTCATACTTTCATTTGTGGTTTTTGTATCTGCTAATAGGGTTGTATCTTGTTACTCCTGTTTTAAGGGTATTAGTGAGCCATATTGAATGGACCAAATTCAAGTACCTCATTGTTCTCTGGTTCGTTGGCACTGTTTCCATCCCCATAATTGGCACTTTTGGAGCTTTCGCATATAACCCTGTAATGTTTATCTTCACAGGCTGGGTTGGCTACTTCCTGCTGGGCGGTTTTCTTAAAGACGTCAAAGTTAAAAATAACTGGATGCTTGTTGCTGCTGTGGTTTTCGGTGTTTCCTTCTCGATAGTCGGCACTTATCTTACAACTTTCCTATACGGCGAAGCATACTCAGGCTTTTTCCATGAATCCCTAAGCTTCAACATCATAATCGCCTCCGTGGCCATGTTTTTACTTTTATCCACTATTCCCACAGGTAGAATACAAAGGGGCAACAAAACCCTAAACCGCTTAATCAACTGGATAAGCCACAATACCCTATCAATTTACCTTATTCACATAATTGTTCTTGAATCACTTGAATACGGATTTTTAGGCATAGAAATCAGCCGCAACACCCTAAACCCTATAATGGGGATACCCCTTCTGGCGCTGCTTACATTCACCATAACCACCGCCATCATTTATCCCCTCAAAAGGATTCCTTACGTGAAAAAAATTATCGGCTAA
- a CDS encoding archaeal proteasome endopeptidase complex subunit alpha encodes MSVFAAPGAYDRAITVFSPDGRLFQVEYAMELVNRGATILGIACKEGLVLGSEESLEALEEAGFSYKIFRVDEHIGAAIVGLSSDARILIDQARIYAQSNKLTYDEPIDVEVVTKRICDIQQMYTQHAGVRPFGVSIIFGGVDKTGPRVFGTHPSGTYRSYKATALGAGRETVLSILKEEYKEDMTLDANVHLAVKCLVKALEARQQPLRIKIAVIPTNTKKMDMLADDVVDGYIKELGSKQVTTE; translated from the coding sequence ATGTCCGTATTTGCAGCTCCAGGAGCATATGACCGTGCAATTACTGTTTTCTCCCCTGATGGGCGACTGTTTCAAGTAGAGTACGCCATGGAGTTAGTTAACCGAGGTGCCACAATTTTAGGAATCGCATGCAAGGAAGGGCTAGTTTTAGGTTCAGAAGAAAGCCTTGAAGCCCTCGAAGAAGCCGGTTTCTCATACAAAATTTTCAGGGTAGATGAACACATAGGCGCGGCCATAGTTGGATTAAGTTCAGACGCAAGAATCCTAATAGATCAAGCAAGAATTTACGCACAAAGCAACAAACTAACCTATGACGAACCCATTGATGTGGAAGTTGTAACAAAACGAATCTGCGACATCCAGCAAATGTACACGCAGCATGCTGGTGTGCGACCTTTTGGCGTTTCCATAATCTTTGGTGGCGTCGATAAAACAGGTCCACGCGTGTTCGGTACACATCCAAGCGGAACATACCGTAGCTATAAAGCTACAGCGCTGGGTGCAGGCAGAGAAACAGTGCTGTCAATTCTAAAAGAAGAATACAAAGAAGACATGACTCTTGACGCAAATGTTCACTTAGCCGTAAAATGCTTAGTTAAAGCGTTAGAAGCAAGGCAGCAACCACTAAGAATCAAAATCGCAGTTATCCCCACTAACACCAAAAAAATGGATATGTTAGCTGATGATGTAGTGGACGGCTACATTAAAGAGCTGGGTTCGAAGCAAGTGACAACTGAATGA
- the rrp41 gene encoding exosome complex exonuclease Rrp41: protein MNEKPDKLIDKKGIRSDGRKADELRPVKIQVGVLPNADGSAYIEHGKNKILAGCFGPREVHPKHLMQPDRMVLKVRYHMAPFSVQERKSPAPSRREVELSKVIRESIEPALFLELYPRTGIDVFIEVLQADGGTRCASITAAALAIADAGIPMKDLVVACAAGKVDDTVVLDLYDAEDKLGAADVPVAYMPNLDAITLLQMDGNLKPEEFEQAVSMAIDGCKVIYQMQKEALKTKYMVVKEAEE from the coding sequence ATGAATGAAAAACCCGATAAATTAATCGACAAAAAAGGCATCAGGTCCGATGGCAGAAAAGCAGACGAATTACGACCTGTAAAAATTCAAGTCGGTGTACTGCCAAACGCTGACGGTTCAGCATACATTGAACACGGTAAAAACAAAATTTTAGCCGGATGCTTTGGACCACGAGAAGTACATCCAAAACACCTTATGCAACCAGACCGTATGGTTCTAAAGGTACGCTATCACATGGCACCCTTCTCAGTGCAGGAACGCAAATCACCCGCACCATCCAGAAGAGAAGTTGAACTCAGCAAAGTTATCCGTGAATCAATCGAGCCCGCACTGTTCCTTGAACTCTACCCAAGAACCGGAATCGACGTGTTCATTGAGGTACTTCAAGCTGACGGCGGAACAAGATGTGCAAGCATAACCGCAGCAGCCTTGGCAATTGCCGATGCAGGCATCCCAATGAAGGATTTGGTGGTTGCTTGTGCAGCAGGAAAAGTCGACGATACAGTCGTGCTTGACCTCTACGATGCAGAAGACAAACTGGGTGCCGCTGACGTGCCCGTGGCTTACATGCCAAACTTGGATGCAATCACACTGTTGCAGATGGACGGTAACCTTAAACCTGAAGAGTTTGAACAAGCCGTAAGCATGGCAATTGATGGATGCAAAGTAATCTATCAGATGCAAAAGGAAGCATTAAAAACCAAGTACATGGTTGTTAAGGAGGCTGAAGAGTAA
- a CDS encoding putative metallopeptidase has translation MPIKYYDAPEIKAQVDKLAAECEFYHVVPQFVFCVRSKGSKARRTIARIHGLGKIWQGVLNLPPSYTIEVISEIFDRMSPEDKEKTLVHELMHIPGGFSGGFRPHKGYVERKDVEAVYRKLLASRAQKKQQKSLFSGV, from the coding sequence ATGCCCATAAAATATTATGATGCTCCAGAAATCAAAGCTCAAGTTGACAAACTCGCGGCAGAATGCGAATTTTACCATGTAGTTCCCCAGTTTGTTTTCTGTGTTCGCAGTAAAGGCTCCAAAGCACGCCGCACCATCGCCCGAATCCACGGGTTGGGAAAAATTTGGCAGGGTGTCCTTAACCTTCCCCCATCATATACCATTGAGGTTATTTCAGAAATTTTTGACAGGATGTCCCCTGAGGATAAAGAAAAAACCCTTGTTCACGAACTCATGCACATACCTGGAGGGTTCTCTGGTGGTTTTCGCCCTCACAAAGGCTATGTTGAACGCAAAGACGTCGAGGCAGTTTACCGTAAACTTTTGGCTTCACGGGCTCAGAAAAAGCAGCAGAAATCCCTGTTTTCTGGTGTTTAA
- a CDS encoding ribosome assembly factor SBDS, which produces MSEKFTVARLTKDNEHFEILVKPDKALGYRNGKISGITEVLAAEMIFSDANKGTKVSEETMKKAFSTVDPLKIADIILKKGTLQLTTDQRRKMVEDKKRQVIDFISRQAVDPKTNLPHPPLRIENAMDQIRYPIDPYKSIEEQARDIIKLLRPILPLKIEQVLVAVRIPAMYSSRAYGTLKNYGAIKREEWRSDGSWIGEMEMPAGSYASLLNKLGEVTKGSGEAKIIK; this is translated from the coding sequence ATGAGTGAAAAGTTCACTGTCGCACGCTTAACTAAAGACAACGAGCACTTCGAAATTCTGGTTAAACCCGACAAAGCACTAGGTTACCGCAACGGCAAAATCTCAGGAATAACTGAGGTTTTAGCTGCTGAAATGATTTTTTCTGACGCAAACAAGGGCACCAAAGTTTCTGAAGAAACAATGAAAAAAGCGTTCTCAACAGTGGATCCACTCAAAATAGCGGATATAATCCTAAAAAAAGGAACCCTACAATTAACTACAGACCAGCGGCGCAAGATGGTTGAAGACAAAAAAAGACAAGTCATCGATTTCATCTCACGACAAGCCGTTGACCCCAAAACCAACCTGCCCCATCCACCACTACGAATCGAAAACGCCATGGACCAAATCCGCTACCCAATAGACCCCTACAAGTCTATTGAGGAGCAAGCACGCGATATCATAAAGCTGCTACGTCCTATTTTGCCTTTGAAAATTGAGCAGGTGCTGGTTGCCGTCAGGATTCCCGCTATGTATTCATCGAGGGCTTATGGTACACTTAAAAATTATGGAGCAATTAAGCGTGAGGAGTGGCGAAGTGACGGTTCATGGATTGGTGAGATGGAGATGCCTGCTGGTTCGTATGCTTCACTGCTAAACAAGCTTGGTGAAGTAACAAAGGGTAGTGGAGAAGCAAAAATAATAAAATGA
- a CDS encoding 50S ribosomal protein L37ae, with protein sequence MSKTKKVGPTRGLGARYGSAVRKRYIKVMVEFKKPHRCPQCGFMRVSRQSVGIWKCRKCDFTFAGGAYTPNTKLGAIARRAAAKGIVAEETARPVVAETATEEKTE encoded by the coding sequence TTGTCGAAAACAAAGAAAGTAGGTCCAACTCGTGGATTAGGTGCACGTTACGGCTCTGCAGTCCGTAAACGTTACATAAAAGTAATGGTTGAATTCAAAAAACCCCATAGATGCCCACAATGTGGCTTTATGAGGGTTAGCCGTCAAAGCGTGGGCATTTGGAAATGCCGTAAATGCGACTTTACTTTTGCAGGCGGCGCATACACTCCAAACACGAAACTGGGCGCTATTGCACGCAGAGCAGCAGCTAAGGGCATTGTGGCAGAGGAAACTGCAAGACCCGTAGTAGCTGAAACGGCAACTGAAGAAAAAACCGAATAA
- a CDS encoding DNA topoisomerase I produces MKSLVHNGIYVPPYDYKGFTIKIQGHALKLSERTEPMAVAWVRRTLSTTIAPPDTVFKKNFMKEFLEKLMEENPQTAFLNAFVSKYLVNVDDEKLNQEMDFNQIKNFILDEKAAKEALTKEIKKQQAEERKIKRLELKEKLGYAAVDDQKLEIANWTAEPSCLFAGRGDHPQRGKWKEGPSKSDITLNISSMSDEEAKKDGWAGAVWEKNKMYVASWKDKLTGKIKYVWFSDTAFLKQNREKEKFQKAETLGKQIKQVEHHILKNLNAKDELRRKVATVSWLILVANMRVGDEKDPDEADTVGAITLRSEHVTIEGNVIHFDFLGKDSVRWVKNFPAPPPVIKNMKAFKIAQETNPKIEYLFQGVDSRNVSRFLSEKMPKLTAKVFRTWRCTKTVREELEKSGVTKKDPDYKKSYAAKIANYKVAEVANHKRKIPPTFDARLAKKQENLKKLEELLIQKKKDGKKTESLQTRIEKAKLDIELTKLTKEYNLGTSLKSYIDPNAYVKWAKKVKFDIEKFYPKTLRSKFNWAIKSSDKSESECITP; encoded by the coding sequence ATGAAAAGCTTAGTCCATAATGGCATTTACGTTCCACCATACGATTACAAAGGTTTCACCATAAAAATTCAAGGGCACGCTCTTAAACTTTCAGAAAGAACTGAACCCATGGCAGTTGCGTGGGTACGTCGAACCCTTTCAACAACGATAGCTCCTCCAGACACAGTTTTTAAAAAGAACTTTATGAAAGAGTTCTTAGAAAAACTCATGGAAGAAAACCCCCAAACCGCTTTCCTGAATGCTTTTGTTTCAAAATATTTAGTAAACGTAGATGATGAAAAGTTAAATCAGGAAATGGACTTCAATCAGATTAAAAATTTTATTCTAGATGAAAAAGCAGCAAAAGAAGCTTTAACCAAAGAAATCAAAAAACAGCAAGCAGAAGAACGCAAAATCAAACGGTTAGAATTGAAAGAAAAACTCGGTTACGCCGCGGTTGATGACCAAAAATTAGAAATCGCCAACTGGACTGCTGAACCATCTTGCCTTTTCGCAGGAAGAGGCGACCATCCACAGCGCGGCAAATGGAAAGAGGGTCCCAGCAAGAGCGATATAACACTAAATATTTCAAGTATGAGTGATGAAGAAGCTAAAAAAGACGGTTGGGCTGGGGCTGTTTGGGAAAAAAATAAGATGTACGTTGCCAGCTGGAAAGATAAGCTAACAGGAAAAATCAAGTATGTCTGGTTTAGCGACACCGCGTTTTTGAAGCAGAATCGCGAGAAAGAGAAATTCCAGAAAGCCGAAACTTTGGGCAAGCAAATTAAGCAGGTTGAGCATCACATCCTCAAAAACCTAAATGCAAAGGATGAACTACGCCGCAAGGTAGCGACGGTTTCATGGTTGATTTTGGTTGCTAACATGAGGGTTGGAGACGAAAAAGACCCTGACGAAGCCGATACCGTGGGTGCTATCACTCTACGTAGTGAACATGTCACGATTGAGGGTAACGTTATCCATTTTGACTTTTTAGGCAAAGACAGCGTCCGCTGGGTCAAAAATTTCCCTGCACCACCTCCAGTAATCAAAAACATGAAAGCATTCAAGATTGCCCAAGAAACAAACCCAAAAATTGAATACCTCTTCCAAGGCGTAGATTCAAGAAACGTTTCGCGGTTTCTATCTGAAAAAATGCCCAAACTCACCGCCAAGGTCTTTAGAACATGGCGTTGCACCAAAACTGTGCGTGAAGAGCTAGAAAAAAGCGGGGTCACCAAGAAAGACCCTGACTACAAGAAGAGTTACGCGGCAAAAATCGCCAACTATAAAGTTGCTGAAGTTGCAAATCACAAGCGCAAGATTCCTCCAACCTTTGATGCCCGTTTAGCTAAGAAGCAGGAAAACCTCAAAAAACTCGAAGAACTGCTGATTCAGAAAAAGAAAGACGGCAAAAAAACAGAGTCCCTGCAAACTCGCATTGAAAAGGCTAAACTGGATATTGAACTCACAAAGCTAACCAAAGAATACAACCTCGGCACTTCCCTCAAATCATACATTGACCCAAACGCGTACGTCAAATGGGCAAAAAAAGTCAAATTCGACATAGAAAAATTCTACCCCAAGACTCTCCGAAGCAAATTCAACTGGGCAATAAAGAGCAGCGACAAATCCGAGTCTGAGTGTATAACGCCGTGA
- a CDS encoding KEOPS complex subunit Pcc1: MATSAKTTIRFKLKNQKQAATLLNALEPEVNSPLNRRTKISLAAKDAFLVLSVEAEDTVALRAALNAYLRWIGSTVSVLELVEQT; encoded by the coding sequence ATGGCAACCTCAGCTAAAACAACCATACGTTTCAAACTCAAAAACCAAAAACAAGCTGCTACTTTGCTGAACGCTCTTGAACCCGAAGTAAATTCTCCGCTGAATAGGCGAACCAAAATCAGCTTGGCGGCAAAGGATGCTTTTCTGGTTTTGTCTGTGGAGGCAGAGGACACTGTGGCTTTGCGTGCAGCGTTGAATGCTTATCTGCGGTGGATTGGTTCAACGGTGAGCGTGTTGGAACTTGTTGAGCAAACGTAG